One window from the genome of Jeotgalibaca sp. MA1X17-3 encodes:
- a CDS encoding O-antigen ligase has protein sequence MNVQATDNNRSLIFFISILGIFLNQSNVMFGFNLSLADITIVMILLLLLMNQLLDLPARTFALFFLFSFFLLMNSILHIPGIHQIEIGRKDLLKDYFKLFVSLLYFSVGIQVAKIKLTEHLLKWFLIASTLIGLIGISLFFIRIPSLSDKMLYMGSRLTGFMNDPNYFAVIQCAALAVVLRIKTKQPWLKYASIVILILSIFSSGSKTGFVTLFCLFLIKVIHSVKEGKLKGINLFYILLALSILLLFSPFILQLLLSALDLVAQRFPIFSRVQMLLTDFEQAVSGGGSSRNIQWETGIQLIKTHPITGVGIGQNYLRLAGLITEDANIAHNTFITMAAEWGLPITSVLLIYMGKVFFSPVADKRNEQWSLTVKEMFFTFLIGSMAVSFNYSRIFWLLLGMMVFYSFPVANIRPLRIKDSP, from the coding sequence GTGAACGTACAAGCTACAGATAATAATCGTTCTCTGATATTTTTTATAAGTATACTAGGAATCTTTTTGAATCAATCGAATGTGATGTTCGGGTTTAACTTATCTCTTGCTGATATTACTATTGTCATGATTCTTTTACTATTATTGATGAATCAATTACTGGACTTGCCAGCAAGAACGTTCGCTCTGTTCTTTCTATTCTCTTTCTTTTTATTAATGAACAGTATTCTTCACATTCCTGGGATTCATCAAATTGAAATTGGACGCAAAGACTTGCTAAAGGACTACTTTAAACTATTTGTATCTTTATTGTACTTTAGTGTAGGAATTCAAGTTGCCAAAATAAAGTTAACCGAGCATCTTTTAAAATGGTTTTTAATAGCTTCCACCCTGATTGGTTTGATTGGGATTTCTTTATTTTTTATAAGAATTCCCAGTTTATCAGACAAAATGCTCTATATGGGCTCTCGCTTAACGGGCTTCATGAATGACCCTAATTACTTTGCAGTCATTCAATGTGCAGCTTTAGCTGTTGTTTTAAGAATTAAAACAAAACAGCCCTGGTTAAAATATGCGAGTATCGTCATTTTGATTCTATCTATTTTTAGTTCTGGTTCGAAAACCGGATTCGTTACTTTATTCTGTCTATTCCTTATTAAAGTAATTCATTCTGTTAAAGAAGGAAAGTTAAAAGGAATTAATTTATTTTATATTTTATTAGCACTCTCTATCCTCTTACTTTTTTCCCCTTTTATCTTACAACTTCTTTTATCTGCATTAGATCTAGTAGCCCAAAGATTTCCGATCTTTTCTCGCGTACAGATGTTACTAACAGATTTTGAACAAGCTGTTTCTGGAGGAGGATCCAGTCGGAACATCCAATGGGAAACCGGAATCCAACTCATTAAAACGCATCCTATAACGGGAGTAGGGATTGGTCAAAATTATCTACGATTGGCTGGATTGATTACTGAAGATGCAAATATTGCTCATAACACCTTTATTACCATGGCTGCTGAATGGGGACTTCCGATAACCAGTGTGTTGTTGATTTATATGGGCAAAGTATTTTTCTCACCGGTAGCAGATAAAAGAAATGAGCAATGGTCCTTAACTGTAAAAGAAATGTTTTTTACATTTCTAATCGGATCGATGGCAGTTTCATTTAACTATTCTAGAATCTTTTGGCTTTTACTAGGAATGATGGTTTTTTACTCATTTCCCGTGGCAAATATCCGACCCTTAAGAATAAAAGACTCTCCTTAG